A genomic window from Flavobacterium johnsoniae includes:
- a CDS encoding 1-acyl-sn-glycerol-3-phosphate acyltransferase translates to MHQYFYAIHLFVNRRKSLSVFLAVLMLLVFGFFASRLKFEEDITKLIPTNDKTDVTAKVLKQLNFADKTTVIFKLEKNGSAEDLKEMATAFSDSVSKSCKPYITGIQGKIDEENIQETIDFVYNNLPLFLEDNDYKNIEQKLQKDSIAATVQGNYKSIISPSGFVTKDFILQDPFGISFIALKKLQQLNIGDDFTLENGFVMTKDKKKLLLFITSNIPSSETEKNTIFAEKLKSVQENLNTKFKGKTSISYFGSALIAVANANQIKGDIILTTSIAMFTLMLILILFYRKVLIPLIIFLPTVFGGLFAVAFLYFVREQISAISLGIGSILLGITIDYSIHILTHYKHNSDVKTLYKDITMPVIMSSSTTAVAFLCLLFVKSDALNDLGIFAAVIVMASAIFSLLIVPHLYKPKENPAEHKKNVIDKMAHFSFHNNKILIGLCVIITIICCFTYNDVGFNNDLSQLNFIPKDIKAAEKQLEESTSLTSKTIYVASYGKTMEEALQHNSQLFSDLSKEKNQDKILNFSSVGGIVLSQKEQQQKIEKWNSFWTSQKKQFVQSELISEGSKLGFKPTTYSLFFDHLDFDFKPVSATEFLKIKALQLQEFITEKNDFYTISTLVKVTPEQRDAFVKSASAKENVIAIDRQQMNETFFSTLKTDFNSLVNYSFVAVILILFFFFRRIELVIISCIPIALTGIVTAGIMGVFGIQMNIFSMIVCTLIFGHGVDFSIFMTSALQKEYTNGKNEIAIYRTSIILAVITTILGIGAMIFAKHPALTSISSVSLIGVFAALIITFIFYPILFKLFLSNRSKKGNPPFQLRTFIHGVISFAYYGLGGIVMSIFSFTLMPIIPLDAKTKMKGFRYVVSKLMKSVLYSNPFIRKKIVNNYNETFEKPAVIIANHSSFIDILAIGSLSPKIIFLVSDWVYNSPIFGGIVRKAGFYPVSEGIEGGVEHLRKKVNEGYSLMVFPEGTRSENNVIKRFHKGAFFLAEEFKLDIIPVVIHGASEAIPKGDFVIHKSSLTVTILERITPENISFGTNYAERTKQISSFFKAEYRKIREQLEGADYFKSMLINSYDYKEIEVGNSVKKDLKQNLETYYNLNKQIQPKAKILHLANDYGQLDVLLALQEPQRKIVSFINDEEKLLVAKTNYFLKKRKIIYVDKLESAFENEFDVLLISDESYQNDLEKISLNVSFVILVNCSNLKNQFDSSFEIISEENALLVLKKK, encoded by the coding sequence ATGCATCAATACTTCTACGCCATTCATTTATTTGTAAATCGAAGAAAATCTTTATCGGTTTTTTTGGCTGTTTTGATGCTTCTTGTTTTTGGATTTTTTGCTTCGAGATTAAAATTTGAGGAAGATATTACCAAACTTATTCCAACAAACGACAAAACCGATGTTACGGCAAAAGTGCTGAAACAATTAAATTTTGCCGATAAAACAACCGTAATTTTCAAACTAGAAAAAAATGGTTCTGCCGAAGATTTAAAAGAAATGGCAACTGCATTTTCAGACAGCGTTTCTAAATCCTGCAAACCTTACATAACAGGAATTCAAGGAAAAATCGACGAAGAAAACATTCAGGAAACTATAGATTTTGTTTATAATAATCTGCCGCTTTTTCTAGAGGATAACGATTATAAAAACATCGAACAAAAACTGCAAAAAGACAGTATTGCAGCAACCGTTCAAGGAAATTACAAATCAATCATTTCACCTTCTGGATTTGTTACCAAAGACTTTATTCTACAAGATCCGTTTGGTATTTCGTTTATTGCCTTAAAAAAATTACAGCAATTAAATATTGGTGACGATTTTACACTAGAAAACGGTTTTGTAATGACAAAGGACAAAAAGAAATTACTGCTTTTTATCACTTCGAATATTCCGTCTAGCGAAACAGAAAAGAACACCATTTTTGCCGAAAAACTAAAATCGGTTCAAGAGAATTTAAATACCAAATTTAAAGGAAAAACTTCCATTAGTTATTTTGGTTCTGCCTTAATTGCTGTTGCAAATGCCAATCAGATAAAAGGCGATATTATTTTGACAACATCCATCGCGATGTTTACTTTAATGCTAATTCTGATTTTATTCTACCGCAAAGTTTTAATTCCGCTGATAATTTTTCTACCGACGGTTTTTGGAGGTTTATTTGCCGTTGCATTTTTATATTTTGTTAGAGAACAGATTTCGGCAATTTCATTAGGAATTGGTTCTATTTTATTGGGAATTACAATCGATTATTCTATTCATATTCTCACGCATTACAAACATAACAGCGATGTAAAGACTTTATACAAAGACATCACAATGCCTGTAATAATGAGTAGCTCTACAACTGCGGTTGCTTTTTTATGTCTGCTTTTTGTAAAATCTGACGCGCTGAATGATTTGGGAATTTTTGCCGCCGTTATTGTAATGGCTTCGGCTATTTTTTCTCTTTTAATTGTTCCTCATTTATACAAACCAAAAGAAAATCCGGCAGAACATAAGAAAAATGTGATTGATAAAATGGCGCATTTTTCATTTCACAACAATAAAATCTTAATCGGACTTTGTGTTATCATCACGATTATCTGTTGTTTTACTTATAATGATGTTGGTTTCAATAATGATTTGTCTCAGCTAAATTTTATTCCAAAAGATATTAAAGCTGCCGAAAAACAATTGGAAGAAAGCACAAGTTTAACTTCCAAAACGATTTATGTCGCTTCTTATGGAAAAACAATGGAAGAAGCTTTGCAACATAATAGCCAACTTTTTTCTGATTTATCAAAAGAAAAAAATCAAGATAAAATTCTAAACTTTAGTTCTGTTGGCGGCATCGTACTTTCTCAAAAAGAACAACAACAAAAAATTGAAAAATGGAATTCATTTTGGACTTCACAGAAAAAACAATTCGTACAATCTGAATTGATTTCCGAAGGTTCAAAACTTGGTTTTAAACCAACTACTTATTCTTTATTTTTCGATCATTTAGATTTTGATTTCAAACCTGTTTCTGCAACTGAATTTTTAAAAATTAAAGCGCTTCAATTACAAGAATTCATTACAGAAAAAAATGATTTTTATACGATTTCTACTTTAGTAAAAGTTACGCCAGAACAGCGAGATGCATTTGTAAAATCAGCTTCAGCAAAAGAAAATGTTATTGCAATCGATCGTCAGCAAATGAACGAAACGTTTTTCAGCACTTTAAAAACCGATTTTAATTCTCTTGTCAATTATTCTTTTGTTGCCGTAATTCTGATTTTGTTTTTCTTTTTCCGAAGAATCGAATTGGTTATTATCAGCTGTATTCCAATTGCGTTGACAGGAATTGTAACCGCAGGAATTATGGGCGTTTTTGGCATTCAAATGAATATTTTCAGTATGATTGTCTGCACTTTGATTTTTGGTCACGGAGTCGATTTTAGTATTTTTATGACAAGCGCACTTCAAAAAGAATATACCAACGGAAAAAACGAAATTGCCATTTATAGAACGTCAATTATTCTAGCGGTAATTACAACCATTCTCGGAATTGGCGCGATGATTTTTGCAAAACATCCAGCATTAACATCTATTTCGTCGGTTTCATTAATTGGAGTTTTTGCAGCATTAATTATTACGTTTATTTTCTATCCGATTCTATTCAAATTATTTTTGTCAAATCGTTCTAAAAAAGGAAATCCGCCTTTTCAATTACGCACTTTTATTCATGGTGTTATTTCGTTTGCCTATTATGGTTTGGGCGGAATTGTAATGTCAATTTTCAGCTTTACATTAATGCCGATTATTCCGCTTGACGCGAAAACAAAAATGAAAGGTTTTCGATATGTAGTTTCAAAATTGATGAAATCGGTTTTATATTCAAATCCTTTCATTCGCAAAAAAATCGTCAATAATTACAATGAAACTTTCGAAAAACCAGCCGTAATTATTGCCAATCATTCCTCTTTTATCGACATTTTAGCTATTGGAAGTCTGAGTCCAAAAATCATTTTTCTGGTAAGCGACTGGGTTTACAACTCTCCTATTTTTGGCGGAATTGTTAGAAAAGCAGGTTTTTATCCTGTTTCAGAAGGAATCGAAGGCGGCGTTGAACATTTGCGTAAAAAAGTAAACGAAGGATATTCATTAATGGTTTTTCCAGAAGGAACTCGCTCAGAAAATAATGTAATCAAGAGATTTCATAAAGGAGCTTTCTTTTTGGCAGAAGAATTTAAATTAGATATTATTCCTGTTGTAATTCACGGTGCTTCAGAAGCGATTCCGAAAGGCGATTTTGTCATTCACAAAAGCTCACTTACCGTTACAATATTAGAAAGAATAACTCCTGAAAATATTTCATTTGGAACTAATTATGCCGAAAGAACCAAACAAATTAGTTCGTTCTTTAAAGCAGAATATCGTAAAATTCGCGAACAGCTTGAAGGCGCAGATTATTTCAAATCAATGTTGATCAACAGTTACGATTATAAAGAAATCGAAGTTGGAAACAGCGTCAAAAAAGATCTGAAACAAAATCTAGAAACATATTATAATTTAAATAAACAAATTCAGCCAAAAGCAAAAATCTTGCATTTAGCAAATGATTACGGGCAATTGGATGTTTTATTAGCGTTGCAAGAACCACAACGAAAAATAGTTTCTTTTATAAATGATGAAGAAAAATTACTGGTTGCCAAAACAAATTATTTCCTTAAAAAGAGAAAAATAATTTATGTTGACAAATTAGAATCGGCATTTGAAAATGAGTTTGATGTTCTGCTTATTTCTGATGAAAGTTATCAAAACGATTTAGAAAAAATCAGTTTAAATGTTTCTTTTGTAATTTTAGTGAATTGTTCAAATTTGAAAAATCAGTTTGATTCTAGTTTTGAAATTATTTCGGAAGAAAATGCTTTACTTGTTTTAAAGAAAAAATAA
- a CDS encoding DUF2062 domain-containing protein — protein sequence MKSHQELLNSISFCVIVPTYNNPKTLKKVLDSILDFTTNIIIVNDGSTDSTSEILKQYSQLTQIHHPQNLGKGRALRNGFRKALELNFEYAITIDSDGQHFASDIPVFLEEIQNNPNSLLIGSRNMTQENVPKKSSFGNKFSNFWFKFETGIKLDDTQSGFRLYPLRLLPKRFYTNKFEFEIEVIVRAAWKGIVVKNIPIQVLYDPAERVSHFRPFQDFTRISILNTVLVTNTLLYIKPRDFFRNAKKKGFKKFFLEDILESSDSNFKKSAAIALGIFIGLSPFWGFQTILLFSLAALFKLNKVIAFLTSNVSFPPFIPFIIFGSLKIGSYFVSSDAPLILDSSMTFDDIQKNAAQYIVGSLILATVSALSVGLISYLLLTAFSSKNKTNI from the coding sequence ATGAAATCACATCAGGAATTACTTAATTCGATCAGCTTTTGCGTTATTGTGCCCACTTACAATAACCCGAAAACACTGAAAAAAGTACTGGATTCTATTTTAGATTTCACCACAAATATTATCATTGTTAATGACGGTTCAACCGATTCGACAAGTGAAATTTTAAAACAATATTCGCAGCTGACGCAGATTCACCATCCTCAAAATTTAGGAAAAGGACGTGCGCTGAGAAATGGTTTTAGAAAAGCTTTAGAATTGAACTTCGAATACGCCATTACAATTGATTCTGATGGACAACATTTTGCTTCTGATATTCCTGTTTTTTTGGAAGAAATTCAAAATAATCCAAATTCGCTTTTAATCGGAAGCCGAAACATGACGCAAGAAAATGTGCCGAAGAAAAGCAGTTTCGGAAACAAATTCTCTAATTTCTGGTTCAAGTTTGAAACTGGAATCAAACTCGACGACACACAATCTGGATTTAGATTGTATCCGCTTCGATTATTGCCAAAACGATTTTATACCAATAAATTTGAATTTGAAATCGAAGTAATTGTTCGTGCAGCTTGGAAAGGAATTGTGGTAAAAAATATTCCGATTCAGGTTTTGTATGATCCTGCTGAAAGAGTTTCACATTTTCGCCCTTTTCAGGATTTTACCCGAATTAGTATTTTGAATACTGTTTTGGTAACCAATACTTTGTTGTACATAAAGCCTAGGGATTTTTTTAGGAACGCAAAAAAAAAAGGATTTAAGAAATTCTTTCTCGAAGATATTTTAGAAAGTTCAGATTCTAATTTTAAAAAATCTGCTGCAATTGCTTTAGGAATTTTTATTGGACTTTCGCCTTTCTGGGGATTTCAAACCATATTGCTTTTTTCTTTAGCCGCTTTGTTTAAGCTCAACAAAGTCATTGCTTTTTTGACTTCTAACGTAAGTTTTCCGCCTTTTATTCCGTTTATCATTTTCGGGTCCTTAAAAATAGGAAGCTATTTTGTGTCTTCAGATGCACCGCTCATTTTAGATAGTTCGATGACGTTTGACGATATTCAAAAAAATGCAGCTCAATATATTGTCGGAAGTCTTATTTTAGCAACCGTTTCAGCGCTATCAGTTGGTCTTATAAGTTATTTGCTTTTAACGGCTTTTAGTTCTAAAAATAAAACGAATATTTAA
- a CDS encoding 3-hydroxyacyl-ACP dehydratase: MILNDFYKVLSEEKVSDSKYNVTILVNEKHEVFKGHFPGNPIMPGVCMIQIIKELTEKFTQESLLIQTLTNVKFMALINPEATPELRLELDITATEDNLVKVKNTTYFNDTTALKLSTVFKKI; encoded by the coding sequence ATGATTTTAAACGATTTTTACAAAGTTCTATCGGAGGAAAAAGTATCCGATTCAAAATATAATGTTACTATTTTGGTTAATGAAAAACATGAAGTTTTCAAAGGTCATTTTCCTGGAAATCCGATTATGCCAGGAGTTTGCATGATTCAGATTATCAAAGAATTGACAGAGAAATTCACACAAGAATCTTTGTTAATTCAAACATTGACAAATGTCAAATTCATGGCGCTTATTAATCCTGAAGCTACGCCAGAATTGCGTTTAGAATTAGACATTACGGCAACTGAAGACAATTTAGTAAAAGTGAAAAACACGACTTACTTTAACGACACGACTGCACTTAAATTGAGCACAGTGTTCAAAAAAATATAA
- a CDS encoding porin family protein, giving the protein MKKRVLFFIAVFTVLNIQAQISVKPGLRGGFSFSTISEMHADYKTDFYVGGFSEIKITKIYALQPELNYTRQGSNNVARNYFDENTQTNRTEHLDLEINYLSLSVMNKFTLPQGIQFQAGPTLDILLNDNLAVRKAQNDLGLVLGVAYALPSGLTFEARFKKGLLDILSSDYYQNDSNNYYLFGDYNTNINFQLGISYSFGK; this is encoded by the coding sequence ATGAAAAAAAGAGTCCTTTTCTTTATTGCTGTTTTTACAGTTTTAAATATACAAGCTCAAATAAGTGTTAAACCTGGTTTAAGAGGCGGATTTAGTTTTTCGACGATTTCTGAAATGCATGCCGATTATAAAACTGATTTTTATGTTGGTGGTTTTTCTGAAATTAAGATTACAAAAATTTATGCGCTTCAACCAGAACTTAATTACACCAGACAAGGTTCTAATAATGTTGCCCGTAATTATTTTGATGAAAACACGCAGACCAATAGAACTGAACATCTGGATCTTGAAATAAATTATTTGTCACTTTCGGTAATGAACAAATTTACTTTACCGCAAGGAATTCAATTTCAAGCTGGGCCAACATTAGATATTTTATTGAATGATAATCTGGCGGTTAGAAAAGCGCAAAATGATCTTGGTTTAGTTTTAGGAGTTGCTTATGCTCTTCCGTCTGGTTTAACATTCGAAGCGCGTTTTAAGAAAGGTTTGCTTGATATTTTAAGCAGTGATTATTATCAAAATGACTCGAATAATTATTATTTATTCGGAGATTATAATACTAATATTAATTTTCAGCTAGGAATTTCCTATTCATTCGGAAAATAA
- a CDS encoding porin family protein, translating to MKKITLIAFVLLFGIQYSQAQVKVSPGLRGGLNVSTLTNIDDNNSKTDFYVGGLVNIKFNKFFSLQPEITYSRQGDEGREYFNNGSYRNINYELNYITLGAVAKFNFNGGGFHLLAGPSLDLKVGDNYINSNPEDFDLAIVGGIGYTLPNGLTFEARIKQGLVDIYGYDYYDNDGYYTNDAILNQVFQIGISYTFKTK from the coding sequence ATGAAAAAAATAACTTTAATTGCATTTGTTTTGTTATTTGGAATTCAATATTCTCAAGCACAAGTAAAAGTTAGTCCAGGACTTCGAGGCGGTTTGAACGTATCAACGTTAACGAATATAGACGACAATAATTCAAAAACAGATTTCTATGTTGGTGGATTAGTAAACATTAAATTTAATAAGTTCTTTTCTTTACAGCCAGAGATTACGTACTCAAGACAAGGCGATGAAGGAAGAGAATATTTTAACAACGGTAGTTATCGTAATATAAATTATGAGCTAAATTATATAACACTTGGAGCAGTTGCAAAATTTAACTTTAATGGTGGCGGTTTTCATCTATTGGCAGGACCTTCTTTAGATTTAAAAGTTGGTGATAATTACATCAATTCTAATCCTGAAGATTTTGACTTGGCGATAGTTGGAGGTATTGGTTATACATTACCAAATGGTTTGACATTTGAAGCGAGAATTAAACAAGGATTGGTAGATATTTATGGTTACGATTATTACGATAACGATGGATACTACACTAATGATGCAATTTTAAATCAGGTTTTTCAAATTGGTATTAGCTATACTTTTAAAACAAAATAA
- a CDS encoding outer membrane lipoprotein carrier protein LolA codes for MKTKLVILILFISGSLFAQEQKMTVAEIAQFKEDVNVVAKKIKTLSTDFVQYKHLDFLSKDIETSGKMFFKEPALLQWQYKKPYNYSITFKNGKILINDEGKKSAVDIGNSKIFARINKLIVGSVSGNMFDDKEFTISYFKLKGQNLAKFIPKDATLKKYIKQIELTFDKEEATVVQVKLLESSEDYTRIVLKNKVINAKIDDSVFTN; via the coding sequence ATGAAAACTAAATTAGTTATACTTATTCTTTTTATTTCAGGCAGTTTGTTCGCTCAAGAACAAAAAATGACTGTTGCAGAAATTGCTCAATTTAAAGAAGATGTAAATGTTGTGGCGAAAAAAATCAAAACCTTAAGTACTGATTTTGTTCAGTACAAACATTTGGATTTTTTGTCGAAAGATATTGAAACATCTGGAAAAATGTTTTTTAAGGAACCTGCACTTTTGCAATGGCAATATAAAAAACCGTACAATTATAGCATCACTTTCAAAAATGGAAAAATCCTAATTAACGACGAAGGAAAGAAAAGCGCCGTTGATATTGGAAACAGCAAAATCTTTGCTCGCATCAATAAATTAATTGTTGGAAGCGTAAGCGGAAATATGTTTGACGATAAAGAATTTACGATTTCGTATTTTAAATTGAAAGGTCAAAACCTAGCGAAATTTATTCCGAAAGATGCGACTTTGAAAAAATACATAAAACAAATTGAACTGACTTTTGATAAAGAAGAAGCAACGGTGGTTCAGGTAAAATTATTAGAATCATCTGAAGATTATACCAGAATTGTGCTTAAAAATAAAGTGATCAATGCAAAAATCGACGATTCAGTTTTTACTAATTAA
- a CDS encoding polysaccharide deacetylase family protein encodes MITHKNISIFFIILLILLNLLNLYITINFLWFLGIVVTWIGINAAGSSRISSNYHVKAFCNNPLETEKKIALTFDDGPSEFTLEVLELLKKYNAKATFFCIGKNIEKHPEIVKQIITEGHLVGNHSYSHSKFFDFYHEDKITKELRKTDQLLEKFTSKKINFFRPPYGVTTPSIRRALKKTNHKVIGWNIRSLDGGTTNVESILNRIKKRVSLGGIVLLHDTGKHSVLVLEQFLQFLQQNNYEVISIEELLNLNAYEIERG; translated from the coding sequence ATGATAACGCATAAAAACATTTCGATATTTTTTATCATTTTATTGATTCTTCTGAACCTCTTGAATCTTTATATAACAATAAATTTTCTTTGGTTTTTAGGAATCGTTGTAACTTGGATCGGAATAAATGCTGCTGGTTCTTCGAGAATTTCTTCTAATTATCATGTAAAAGCTTTCTGCAATAATCCGCTGGAAACGGAGAAAAAAATTGCCTTAACTTTTGATGATGGTCCGAGTGAGTTTACTTTGGAAGTTTTAGAACTTCTAAAAAAATACAATGCCAAAGCGACTTTTTTCTGCATTGGAAAAAACATCGAAAAGCATCCCGAAATTGTAAAACAAATTATTACCGAAGGTCATTTGGTTGGAAATCACTCGTATTCTCATTCTAAATTTTTCGATTTTTATCATGAAGATAAAATAACGAAGGAACTTCGTAAAACAGATCAATTGCTGGAAAAATTCACTTCAAAAAAGATAAACTTTTTTCGTCCGCCTTATGGAGTTACGACGCCTTCGATTCGAAGAGCTTTAAAAAAAACAAATCATAAAGTTATCGGCTGGAATATTCGTTCGCTTGACGGAGGAACAACAAATGTAGAATCGATTTTGAATCGAATTAAAAAACGTGTTTCTCTTGGCGGAATTGTACTTTTGCACGATACGGGAAAACATTCCGTTTTGGTCTTGGAACAGTTTTTGCAATTTTTACAGCAAAATAATTATGAAGTGATTTCTATTGAAGAATTACTGAATCTTAATGCTTATGAAATTGAACGCGGATGA
- a CDS encoding beta-ketoacyl synthase N-terminal-like domain-containing protein produces MKKTYINGVGCISTQKTFDTVFLEEANVNHDENVLAIVPPAYKEYISPAASRRMAKGVKNGIVASALAMKDANVENVDAIITGTGLGCIEDSEKFLKSILDNKEEFLTPTSFIQSTHNTVGAQIALLQQCKGYNFTYVNGAVSFESALIDAKMQIEEDEANSILVGGVDENGDYTTALFKLNGRIKKDNSAPYDVLTSTTSGAVYGEGASFFVLENERKENTYAELLDVAIVNTLEVNEVESKIKSFLKSNNLEISDIDALVLGFDGNAFFENYYRNLAENAFAKTPVLYYKHLSGEYDTASAFAFWVAAKILKTQEIPEIINVNSVTKPAYKTVLLYNQLNGKNHSFTLLSK; encoded by the coding sequence ATGAAAAAAACATATATAAATGGAGTAGGCTGTATTTCGACTCAAAAAACATTTGATACTGTTTTTTTAGAAGAAGCCAATGTAAATCACGATGAAAATGTGTTGGCAATTGTTCCGCCTGCGTACAAAGAATACATTTCGCCAGCTGCCAGCAGAAGAATGGCTAAAGGTGTAAAAAACGGAATCGTAGCTTCGGCTTTAGCAATGAAAGATGCGAATGTCGAAAATGTCGATGCGATTATTACTGGAACTGGTTTGGGCTGTATCGAAGATTCTGAAAAATTCCTGAAAAGCATTTTAGATAATAAAGAAGAGTTTCTGACTCCGACTTCTTTTATTCAGTCAACTCATAATACAGTTGGCGCGCAAATTGCACTTTTACAGCAATGTAAAGGTTATAATTTTACTTACGTGAATGGTGCAGTTTCTTTTGAATCGGCTTTGATTGATGCAAAAATGCAAATTGAAGAAGACGAAGCCAATTCAATTTTGGTTGGTGGAGTTGATGAAAACGGCGATTATACAACTGCCCTTTTCAAATTAAACGGACGCATCAAAAAAGATAATTCTGCTCCTTATGATGTTTTAACTTCTACAACAAGTGGAGCTGTTTATGGAGAAGGCGCTAGTTTTTTTGTTTTAGAAAATGAAAGAAAAGAGAATACTTATGCTGAACTTTTGGATGTTGCTATTGTAAATACTCTTGAAGTAAATGAAGTAGAATCTAAAATTAAATCCTTTTTGAAATCTAATAATTTAGAAATTTCGGATATTGATGCTTTGGTTTTAGGTTTTGATGGAAATGCTTTTTTCGAAAATTATTATAGAAATCTTGCCGAAAATGCATTTGCAAAAACTCCTGTTTTGTACTACAAACATTTGAGCGGCGAATATGATACGGCTTCAGCTTTTGCTTTTTGGGTGGCGGCAAAGATTTTAAAAACGCAAGAAATTCCAGAAATCATAAACGTAAATTCGGTTACAAAACCAGCTTACAAAACGGTTTTACTTTACAATCAATTAAACGGAAAAAATCATAGTTTTACGTTACTTTCAAAATGA
- a CDS encoding beta-ketoacyl-[acyl-carrier-protein] synthase family protein, with product MAKGVAITGMGIISAIGNSVEENYHSLIENKIGVSRISNISTVHADVIKVGEIKKTNYELISELGLNSDNNFSRTAMIGTLAAKQAVENAGITSINEFRTGLISATSVGGMDMTEKHYYDYFEKPELVKYITCHDGGDVAEKIAEELGLKGMVTTISTACSSAANSIMLGARLIKTGKLDRVIVGGADALAKFTINGFKTLMILSDDYNKPFDNNRKGLNLGEAAAFLVLESDEIVAKQNKKVLARVSGYGNANDAFHQTASSENGDGAYLAMKKAFEVSGLKPSQIDYINVHGTATPNNDLSEGRALRRIYEEEKVPDFSSTKPFTGHTLAAAAAIEAVYSVLAIQNNVVYPNLNFETQMEEFDLTPQTTLKNANIEHVLSNSFGFGGNCSTLIFSKS from the coding sequence ATGGCAAAAGGTGTTGCAATTACGGGAATGGGAATTATCTCCGCAATCGGAAATTCGGTTGAGGAAAATTATCATTCCTTAATCGAAAATAAAATCGGGGTTTCTCGCATCTCCAATATTTCTACAGTTCATGCAGATGTTATCAAAGTGGGTGAAATCAAAAAAACCAACTATGAGCTTATCAGCGAACTGGGATTAAACAGCGATAATAATTTTTCGAGAACCGCTATGATTGGTACTTTGGCAGCAAAACAAGCTGTTGAAAATGCTGGCATTACCTCAATCAACGAATTTAGAACCGGACTTATTTCGGCTACCAGTGTGGGCGGAATGGACATGACGGAGAAACATTATTACGATTATTTCGAAAAACCAGAATTGGTTAAATATATCACTTGTCACGACGGCGGTGATGTTGCCGAAAAAATAGCCGAAGAATTAGGTTTGAAAGGAATGGTAACTACTATTTCTACAGCTTGTTCTTCTGCGGCAAATTCGATTATGTTGGGCGCGAGATTAATCAAAACTGGAAAATTAGATCGCGTAATTGTAGGCGGAGCCGATGCTTTGGCTAAATTCACCATCAACGGATTTAAAACTCTGATGATTTTATCTGACGATTACAACAAACCTTTTGACAATAATAGAAAAGGATTGAATCTGGGCGAAGCTGCCGCTTTTTTAGTTTTAGAATCAGATGAAATTGTGGCCAAACAAAACAAAAAAGTGTTGGCTAGAGTTTCGGGTTACGGAAATGCAAATGATGCTTTTCACCAAACGGCTTCTTCAGAAAATGGAGACGGCGCTTATTTAGCAATGAAAAAAGCGTTTGAAGTTTCGGGTTTAAAGCCTTCGCAAATTGACTACATCAACGTTCACGGAACTGCAACGCCAAACAACGATTTATCTGAAGGAAGAGCTTTACGACGTATTTACGAAGAAGAAAAAGTTCCAGATTTTAGTTCGACAAAACCGTTTACAGGTCATACTTTGGCGGCTGCGGCTGCGATTGAAGCTGTTTACAGTGTTTTGGCAATTCAGAATAATGTGGTTTATCCGAATTTGAATTTTGAAACTCAAATGGAAGAATTCGATTTGACACCGCAGACTACTTTAAAAAATGCAAATATCGAACACGTTTTATCTAATTCTTTCGGATTTGGAGGAAATTGTTCAACCCTTATATTTTCAAAAAGCTAA
- a CDS encoding phosphopantetheine-binding protein: MEALKEELKNKIITTLNLEDIAIEDIADNDPLFGDGLGLDSIDALELIVILDKDYGIKLVDPKEGKTIFQSIETMAAYISANRTK; the protein is encoded by the coding sequence ATGGAAGCATTAAAAGAAGAATTAAAAAATAAAATCATAACTACTTTAAACCTTGAAGATATCGCAATTGAAGACATTGCTGATAACGATCCTTTGTTTGGAGATGGTTTAGGTTTAGACTCGATTGATGCACTTGAATTGATCGTGATTTTAGATAAAGATTACGGAATTAAATTAGTAGATCCGAAAGAAGGGAAAACAATTTTCCAATCTATCGAAACTATGGCAGCTTACATTAGCGCGAATAGAACTAAGTAG